Sequence from the Priestia megaterium genome:
CTGCCAGTGTGTTCACAAGTGCTCTTTTACCAGGTGCTTTTTCAGATATAAGACCTGCTAAAAAGCCCATGGCCCCTACGATAATAAATGTAAACGGCGCCCATGCTGTCCAGCCGGAGATCAGATCGAATAACCCCATCCCAAAAGCCCCTGCGATGGCTCCTGTTTTTTTACCGTAAATAAAGGCTGCTATAAAAAGAGGAACGTTGCCTAAATGGATGAGGCCTCCGTTACCCATGATTGGAAGCTTTATGTTGATAAACATTGTAGCTACAAACGTCAGTGCGATAAAAAGCGCATGCATGGATAAAGCTTTGATTTTGGTTGATTCTCTTGGTGAGTATGTTGAATTCATTTGTTGACCTCTTTCTTTTTTTACTACTATCATACTCCTAATTACATACTAAATAAATACGTAAAACTATTTATTTAGTAAGGTATATCATTCTAGCAACACACAGGGATCCTCCAACTTCAAAAATTTTCCTATCCGTTCTTAAAAAAATAAAGCTGCCTCTGCTTCCTTTAGCAGACTGCGGCGCCTAATTTTTGTTATGGTAAAGAGTCTGTTCGGGCATAATATGAGCAAATCGTTCTTTTTCAAGAGTTGACGAAGGCTGATAAATATGAGAAGTTATATGTTTGTAGAAATGAATGGAATAACCTAGAATTCCAGCGGAACCTGTTACTATAATTGTACTGATATTGACCAAGTCCGTTCAGATTGTGACAGTCATGATTTTTACATACAGCAAGCAAGTTATAGGAGGAGCAAGAAT
This genomic interval carries:
- a CDS encoding ECF transporter S component, which produces MNSTYSPRESTKIKALSMHALFIALTFVATMFINIKLPIMGNGGLIHLGNVPLFIAAFIYGKKTGAIAGAFGMGLFDLISGWTAWAPFTFIIVGAMGFLAGLISEKAPGKRALVNTLAVVAALIVKIVGYYFAEVILYGNWILPLGSIPGNVMQVVIAGIIVVPLVGRLKNRAVQI